Proteins co-encoded in one Halorussus vallis genomic window:
- a CDS encoding MaoC/PaaZ C-terminal domain-containing protein, translated as MTVPEPGGVRRVERTFTPEDVRQFADVSGDEQPRHLEPDDRGRLMVHGLLTATLPTKIGGDLEVLARTMEFEFRRPVYTGETVVCEMEVEEVEERGDRYELVTSVVCENGDGEKVLTGEVDGLVWKE; from the coding sequence ATGACGGTACCCGAACCCGGCGGCGTCCGGCGCGTCGAGCGAACCTTTACGCCCGAAGACGTGCGGCAGTTCGCCGACGTCTCCGGCGACGAACAACCACGACACCTCGAACCCGACGACCGGGGGCGACTGATGGTCCACGGACTGCTGACCGCGACGCTCCCGACGAAGATCGGCGGCGACCTCGAAGTGCTCGCGCGCACGATGGAGTTCGAGTTCCGCCGCCCCGTCTACACCGGTGAAACCGTCGTCTGCGAGATGGAAGTCGAGGAAGTCGAGGAGCGCGGGGACCGCTACGAACTGGTCACGTCGGTGGTCTGCGAGAACGGCGACGGCGAGAAAGTGCTGACCGGCGAGGTCGACGGATTGGTCTGGAAGGAGTGA
- a CDS encoding Sec-independent protein translocase subunit TatA/TatB, producing MNPTPLFGPVPGGMEMLVILLIAVLLFGADKLPKLARASGEAMGEFKKGREEVERDIREAAQGARDNYEAADPEAELHDGSRAH from the coding sequence ATGAACCCGACACCGCTGTTCGGTCCGGTCCCCGGCGGGATGGAGATGCTGGTCATCCTCCTCATCGCCGTCCTACTGTTCGGCGCCGACAAACTCCCGAAACTCGCCCGCGCGAGCGGCGAGGCGATGGGCGAGTTCAAGAAGGGTCGCGAGGAGGTCGAGCGCGACATTCGCGAGGCGGCCCAGGGTGCCCGCGACAACTACGAGGCCGCCGACCCCGAGGCCGAACTCCACGACGGTTCGCGCGCCCACTGA
- a CDS encoding metal-dependent hydrolase, which translates to MFPPGHYGMALVLYSVVGYVLLTRGYVRDALSGGGVVLAYTLFPDMDGKFEFLVHRGVTHTLWFAIAVGAFCVLAVSTSLYGRERREALRGAVWAFFLGALAVVAHLLADVVNPWGVMPLYPVSPSLYTLDLVRATNDAANYAMFAVGVLVAGATLLAAWPRPERPRPTPAPLHVRAYRWVLARTTVAEGSKTGRQNVEK; encoded by the coding sequence ATGTTCCCGCCAGGCCACTACGGGATGGCCCTCGTCCTCTACTCCGTCGTCGGGTACGTCCTGCTCACGCGGGGCTACGTCCGGGACGCCCTCTCGGGCGGCGGCGTGGTGCTGGCGTACACGCTGTTTCCCGACATGGACGGCAAGTTCGAGTTCCTCGTCCACCGGGGCGTGACCCACACGCTCTGGTTCGCCATCGCGGTCGGCGCGTTCTGCGTGCTGGCCGTCTCGACCTCGCTCTACGGTCGCGAGCGCCGCGAGGCGCTTCGAGGCGCGGTGTGGGCGTTCTTCCTCGGCGCACTCGCGGTTGTCGCCCACCTGCTGGCCGACGTCGTGAACCCGTGGGGCGTCATGCCGCTGTACCCCGTCTCGCCTTCGCTCTACACGCTTGACCTGGTCCGCGCGACCAACGACGCCGCCAACTACGCGATGTTCGCGGTCGGCGTCCTCGTCGCGGGGGCGACGCTGCTGGCCGCGTGGCCGCGCCCGGAGCGTCCTCGGCCGACCCCCGCACCGCTGCACGTCAGGGCGTACCGCTGGGTTCTGGCGCGCACGACCGTCGCCGAGGGAAGTAAAACGGGTCGACAGAACGTCGAGAAGTAG